Proteins encoded together in one Astatotilapia calliptera chromosome 7, fAstCal1.2, whole genome shotgun sequence window:
- the cplane1 gene encoding ciliogenesis and planar polarity effector 1 isoform X5, which yields MELKLEVVLSSSIKRKKPWPRFCWLGQEKESVFLLDDKRISEINMVSGRTKKRTPKLHPLLNNVVTMASSQNGMWLCGLLVSGEVFLWNRDKDLLKTAAGVPEIVQIITSFQGNSSRLSLQVSCDGTRVLLVAITGQVFLWECIDVKDLTGLRDGPVKGHWALIKSLEDTILPSSQDKEASQHTIFVKTEVMGDSCLSAFVFTSGKKLVITCLKIKWKEGHMKSGFVGYRIQWATKTYPMSRLTPPCQPVKSRGALVPAFSPDGRLLAIVLNQRKPKATQVLFVSMQNFVSISSGLGGCGSKKMEIPSKYIRSYWVGSVSWSPGGLFFACVLKRGSLLMLARLGGLLTLTSSGCNVDFGPAHFLPLHPLVTYRPPMSTRNGEASLSSSSLSVRDVMRQRYSVTWHPRLLYLIVSDGYMATVMRVLDRPSPALLLKTLLKDTRKDLEKTSRMLDESQSHVKTWLDSVSCLNLDLSLDVFSPTSTCRPKTTGSFISAATNGSTLPQFLLDQQTLGGTKELLENIQAVFEDDSDLDGLPAGSHVEDGGRLEFASMFDTIHALETHADTSFVTGQDYETDSVELERETLLHRKLGKIQSRLLTAWAFGISLGNAVEHRAPLLRHTLHFLVRFAALLHLVPNSVIHTGRMNTSPFTWLSQLIKTLISFLSWDTVHSNGPNCLGLMVEFTKQIICLILNPHPDFKHMSQCLVSSESLSRVMLILQLISDSLDHTYCLQQESDWPSIEKQSASHPPQLSSSDIYHVPQLQDEKEEKSIFVPQAQPAPQRPSSRLLGVWQLVYRVTQQYKEELKRFKGYDGWDEEDQHLSVIMSQIQTALQGIGERLEEGPALLSYPGEHLFLCGLYPESADVWRLQICQESDKSCDRSVFQQTRLCLALLYSLLSQYQLKEAQQLGDHMSQLILYRARQEKDSVTSKTSSLIDSLPCPWLPMDLHNDAAFAVVQTLGRFMASYFTNQPLFVLPAHNVVVLPPLHLPHAPSVERVVSLCQEEVARAVRQQHLSEVWTVDYAQDLLLIGGLLPESVWLAYHLGDWKTAVSLSLAYTSYCTNHFDFTRLRRRELHLPAVLEPESIFQAELESFLGNKTASQDCIDKDADKSLSDPLEGEDWDLLQISIQEILKASVIAGLNVLSSPLSTLLDKAKDLCSSLPTLVPSGLYLPSPPLYCPQPSPNTQDQIGTEGQFAEITCRHKVSMDLQRLVLLLRSGRCCRSAAQWYISSLRRARHLLHKIKKKYSHRSAAEEEKAFPDGLMKFITRSGFFRRGPNNDGHLDSDIIQTIIVFRELCALCWMLHVRDQLSICCRRYQAAREHVTDEKFSGDSEVNSACVDALLWACRLLPFSRFLSADEILQDILLSLMSELPPVSLVADTLVKAFPEEKESVRVPLREKYNSLLERLRQCNVLDGKKEEGNELMVILIQDKHRQRRKHLARLERHLAPPVLNLWEKEDEEEDDQEHGMAMLGQLSLGTSLSTSTITDCGFPSMRIDGDTTDDTSGAVSPEQYSRAMTGVKRKEKERENEKKTAVKIESVIQEESNQGSAKKIREPSPPVVGTWEFELEDEEYLSFLELFLSYVLEKDSTDGGDSSSELPLFKGYCSELRKKELHSLTFDVLTTIHRRQRDGLNPARKHPGHDPPVFRAGYCYRPVKHGTTPELQTSSVWNETPITRSNPSASSHPGLRIGRQKGLFGLRQQSSVPLDQRVMGGLSGSESRPIQNASTTAQPSDNIFSPSVSVEAVTELQQGLDTQLESKFPELGRLLEWMVRWADKRALMGHHGRVKKDKAGKVGRTADEGVVIRVKASAPAILTSLSLLERRYTAQLGMDCFSAHFRVPEMEWTVAPVLQSEVESKLERESSVDTGYPGSANTPVTGLDHNLQQGELSIGSHIDEPEELKSHQSPLPAVQNQLTFDAPHRPSSPIQPSLDDLDVTPEKDCKHSDSEGLDVLSSGSSGKSCTPNMSLKLADLDCSEKTDNISSSTSVHAGSVQEPPHPEPPAPSIIQSEATVQAETSDSAGMPPPKPSVAPSNFHPQSSTASGATAYSPNSNQPSTTHIPPMRERLGEDLFRLVQHINYMSLREVLGVTFANLQLAQQSASLTHPDMNSSDPNVPSSSTTRFVPEPSTLPNQATVSVPHPVQTYSGSKNTQFIHTHTCRPPDQPANQQTQTKALLSSTTSVNFQEMQPLSVQANSADVQLFESRKLIPSSEGLLTTTDTVHSTPVLQPCNGSSQNDSVPQVLGLKLPQQNAPQCYPAQNPQALHTLNPATSKFDQKKFKHSDQTTLKKADRSSVPKRQLNFNPPHNPTPRNSQNQIWPSEQSRGQEFSLLLPAFPAHTPAALQGLRLLHVQSVSQSNITFPRLPSSPRHPPLIAAPIREAPAIKLLHIKSEPKMELPLATASTHVTRLFSMEDLTNLVKRNPNAEEARLQLLRVDPSAETTRRDPTSSTSISNNRLKRREGKARKTEVTFRPNDSIIPTHEPAELPVSEEPAAAKEIIPEQDIPILPESFDSSLTGQRLLDRVMSTSAELHAFASACKRPPECHDASTNTDPGYTPKLVDKAVSVQAGSPKSQNSGDFRVCSEVTIQNTKEPRQEEEKVMDVGSRQFISVLDIEERRHRQDLPFIHPSSPTSAQLHVLATSVIRGDDVGAVPQLSFTIPENLLKPTTQPDIPEESPSVSHIEPSRVSERNTPLNKLDSKLAALQNIADHLEKDFSNSGMLVNTIEKLKPEKVPYVRTTTAVKKTVRLTVPKKAWAPDVDILPELSESQEDDENQEEEFVFDSSPERTTSFHYSTSPHCHRAGLSHLNSPPRMEAQLNETFRISHVSADENLGQTELSDTAEILDELIREGYLSQTDLDLSTSQTPHRSSRQDQLQSSSMSQNHAEDERRELRMWMRRGQRERLAAYQKHRETLREREHKPFSSSAAVYSATKNRTTSSRSREKKEKALLLEQYNKRTHEAFSLVSDFLASPASTLSSSRPEGPQVASATHSSFAPPSGSTHRVYSDINNKRSLKPQSGQTPASLRQQFAEVQVRPSDDYHRRLGLHRPATFLPKDRLSQVTKRGMLKSPSKLPAASHSKEQHDWYQRKTEVNRSSSEGTAVRTGILREQTRPKEREEMEQSGFDRLQEELQSNIALAGLLEEHGDASRSEMDWLDNLSESGSSNLSKIDWEAIERMAAGEEV from the exons GTTATGGGTGATAGCTGCTTATCTGCCTTTGTTTTCACATCTGGGAAGAAGCTTGTTATCACTTGCCTTAAGATTAAATGGAAAGAAGGTCACATGAAATCAGG ttttgtggGATACAGGATACAGTGGGCCACTAAGACATATCCCATGTCTCGTCTCACTCCACCATGCCAACCAGTCAAGTCCAGAGGGGCTTTGGTGCCAGCCTTCTCACCAGACGGCCGACTGTTAGCCATTGTTCTGAACCAGAGGAAACCTAAG GCTACACAGGTCCTCTTTGTGAGCATGCAGAATTTTGTCTCGATATCAAGTGGCCTCGGAGGATGTGGAAGTAAGAAAATGGAGATCCCCTCCAAATACATAAG GTCCTATTGGGTGGGCAGTGTCAGCTGGTCCCCTGGAGGCCTTTTCTTCGCATGTGTTTTGAAGCGAGGCTCTCTTCTTATGCTGGCTCGCCTTGGGGGTCTGCTCACTTTAACAAGCTCTGGTTGCAATGTCGACTTTGGACCCGCACACTTCCTACCCCTGCACCCTCTCGTCACTTACCG TCCACCCATGTCTACAAGGAATGGGGAAGCCTCTTTGTCCAGCTCCAGTTTGTCTGTGCGGGACGTGATGAGACAGCGGTATTCTGTGACCTGGCATCCACGACTGTTGTATCTCATTGTGTCTGATGGTTACATGGCCACAGTGATGAGGGTGTTAGACAGGCCTTCTCCTGCCCTGTTACTAAAAACACTTCTGAAGGACACAAGAAAAGATCTTGAGAAGACCAGCCGAATGCTGGATGAATCACAG AGTCATGTAAAAACATGGTTGGACTCGGTATCCTGCTTGAATCTGGACCTCAGCCTGGATGTATTTAGTCCCACTAGTACATGTCGACCCAAGACCACAGGCTCTTTCATTTCAGCAGCCACAAATGGATCCACTTTGCCTCAATTTCTGCTGGACCAGCAGACACTGGGTGGCACAAAGGAGCTTCTTGAAAACATACAA GCCGTCTTTGAAGATGACTCTGATCTAGATGGACTTCCTGCCGGTTCTCATGTGGAGGATGGTGGTCGTTTGGAGTTTGCATCAATGTTTGACACGATCCATGCCCTAGAGACACACGCTGACACCTCATTTGTTACTGGCCAAGATTATGAAACTGATTCTGTTGAACTGGAGAGGGAGACTCTTCTTCACCGTAAACTTGGGAAGATCCAGAGTAGATTGTTGACTGCGTGGGCCTTTGGCATCTCTCTTGGAAATGCAGTGGAACACAGAGCTCCTCTGCTGAGGCACACCCTGCACTTTTTGGTTCGATTTGCTGCTTTACTCCATTTGGTACCCAACTCTGTCATCCATACAGGAAGAATGAATACCTCGCCATTTACTTGGCTCTCACAGCTCATCAAGACCCttatttctttcctttcctgggATACTGTTCACTCAAATGGGCCCAACTGCTTAGGGCTGATGGTGGAGTTTACGAAACAGATAATATGCCTTATTCTAAACCCTCATCCTGACTTCAAACACATGAGCCAATGCCTGGTATCATCTGAAAGTCTATCCAGAGTCATGCTTATATTGCAGCTTATCTCTGATTCTCTTGACCACACTTACTGCTTGCAGCAAGAATCTGACTGGCCCTCTATTGAGAAGCAATCTGCTTCACATCCACCACAGCTCTCCTCTTCAGATATATATCATGTGCCTCAGTTACAGGATGAGAAAGAGGAGAAATCAATATTTGTACCTCAAGCTCAACCTGCTCCTCAGCGACCGTCCAGCAG ATTGTTGGGAGTGTGGCAGCTGGTGTACAGGGTCACCCAGCAGTATAAAGAAGAACTAAAAAGATTTAAAGGCTATGATGGCTGGGATGAGGAAGATCAGCATTTGTCTGTCATCATGTCCCAGATTCAGACAGCACTGCAGGGTATTGGAGAAAGACTAGAAGAGGGCCCCGCACTGCTGAGTTATCCAG GTGAACATCTTTTCCTGTGTGGCTTATACCCGGAAAGTGCCGATGTGTGGCGGTTACAGATTTGTCAAGAGAGTGACAAAA GTTGTGATCGTAGTGTCTTTCAGCAGACACGGCTTTGTCTGGCTCTCCTGTATAGTCTGCTATCACAGTACCAACTAAAAGAAGCCCAGCAGCTGGGGGACCACATGTCTCAGCTGATACTGTACAGGGCTCGACAGGAGAAGGACAGCGTGACCTCCAAAACCTCATCTTTGA TAGATTCTCTTCCTTGCCCATGGCTCCCGATGGACCTTCACAATGACGCTGCCTTTGCGGTGGTTCAGACACTGGGGAGATTCATGGCCTCTTACTTCACCAACCAGCCACTCTTCGTCCTGCCCGCTCACAATGTCGTAGTTCTGCCTCCACTACATCTACCTCATG CCCCTAGTGTTGAGCGTGTGGTGTCGTTGTGCCAAGAGGAGGTGGCTCGTGCAGTTCGACAGCAGCATCTTTCGGAAGTATGGACAGTGGACTATGCTCAGGACCTGCTCCTGATAGGGGGTCTACTTCCTGAGTCTGTTTGGTTAGCTTATCATCTGGGGGACTGGAAAACAGCAGTGTCTCTGAGCCTGGCGTACACCAGTTACTGCACCAACCATTTTGACTTCACTCG GCTCAGGAGGAGAGAGCTCCACCTGCCAGCAGTTTTAGAACCAGAAAGCATTTTTCAGGCGGAGTTGGAGTCTTTTCTGGGCAACAAGACTGCCTCCCAAGATTGCATTGATAAAGATGCTGACAAGAGCTTATCAG ATCCTTTGGAAGGAGAAGACTGGGACTTGTTACAGATCTCCATACAGGAGATTCTGAAAGCTTCAGTCATTGCAGGACTGAATGTTTTATCTTCACCCTTGTCTACCTTGCTGGACAAAGCCAAAGACCTGTGTTCTTCCCTACCTACCTTGGTGCCCAGTGGACTGTATCTTCCCTCCCCACCTCTGTACTGTCCACAGCCTTCTCCCAACACACAG GATCAAATAGGGACAGAGGGGCAGTTTGCAGAAATCACATGTCGACACAAAGTCTCTATGGATCTTCAAAGATTAGTGTTGCTCCTAAGATCTGGCCGGTGTTGCCGTTCTGCTGCTCAGTGGTACATCAGCTCTCTGCGCCGTGCCAGACACCTGCTACACAAG ATCAAGAAGAAGTATTCTCATCGATCCGCTGCTGAGGAGGAAAAGGCTTTCCCGGATGGATTGATGAAGTTCATCACTCGTAGTGGTTTTTTCAGAAGGGGGCCGAATAATGATGGTCACCTGGACTCTGACATCATTCAGACTATTA TTGTTTTCAGGGAGCTGTGTGCTCTATGCTGGATGCTTCATGTCAGAGACCAGCTCTCAATATGTTGCAGGAGGTATCAGGCTGCCAGAGAGCATGTTACAGATGAAAAG TTTTCTGGAGATTCTGAAGTGAATTCTGCCTGTGTTGATGCTCTCCTTTGGGCCTGTCGACTTCTGCCTTTCTCACGCTTCCTTAGTGCTGATGAAATTCTTCAAGACATACTGCTCAGCCTCATGTCTGAACTACCTCCTGTGTCTCTG GTTGCAGACACACTTGTAAAAGCCTTCCCAGAGGAGAAAGAGTCTGTCAGAGTCCCTTTGAGAGAAAAGTATAACTCGCTGTTGGAGAGGCTGAGGCAGTGCAATGTGCTTG atgggaaaaaagaagaaggcaaCGAGCTCATGGTGATTCTCATTCAAGACAAACACAGGCAAAGAAGGAAACATCTGGCACGACTAGAAAGGCACTTGGCTCCCCCTGTGCTCAATCTGTGGGAgaaagaggatgaagaggaggatgatcAGGAACATGGGATGGCCATGTTAGGGCAGCTGTCATTGGGTACAAGTCTGAGTACCAGCACCATAACTGACTGTGGTTTCCCATCAATGCGAATTGATGGAGACACAACAGATGATACATCTGGGGCAGTCTCTCCTGAACAGTATTCTAGAGCTATGACCGG AGtcaaaagaaaggagaaagaaagagaaaatgaaaagaagactGCTGTTAAGATTGAAAGCGTAATTCAAGAGGAGAGTAACCAAGGCAGTGCCAAGAAAATAAGGGAGCCCTCCCCACCAGTGGTTGGGACCTGGGAGTTTGAGCTGGAGGATGAGGAGTACTTGAGTTTCCTGGAGCTCTTCCTCAGCTACGTGCTAGAGAAGGATAGTACCGATGGTGGGGACTCGAGCAGTGAACTACCTTTGTTTAAGGGCTACTGCTCTGAGCTGAGGAAGAAGGAGTTGCATTCTCTCACCTTTGACGTGCTCACCACCATACATCGTCGTCAAAGAGATGGGCTCAATCCAGCAAGAAAACACCCAGGCCATGATCCACCTGTATTCAGAGCTGGTTATTGCTACAGACCTGTAAAACATGGCACAACACCTGAACTGCAAACTTCCTCTGTCTGGAATGAAACCCCCATAACCAGGTCTAACCCTTCTGCCAGTTCTCATCCTGGACTGAGAATAGGGCGGCAAAAAGGTTTGTTTGGCCTCCGACAGCAAAGCAGTGTGCCTTTAGACCAAAGAGTGATGGGAGGGCTGTCTGGTAGTGAAAGTAGGCCTATTCAAAATGCTTCAACCACTGCACAGCCATCAGATAACATATTTAGTCCTTCAGTGTCTGTGGAAGCTGTAACTGAATTGCAGCAGGGCTTGGATACTCAATTGGAATCTAAGTTTCCAGAACTCGGCAGGCTGCTGGAGTGGATGGTTCGCTGGGCTGACAAAAGGGCGCTAATGGGGCATCATGGTAGAGTAAAGAAAGATAAAGCAGGAAAAGTTGGACGAACAGCAGATGAAGGTGTAGTGATTCGTGTCAAAGCCTCAGCACCTGCCATCCTTACTTCCCTCAGTTTGCTAGAGCGCAGGTACACCGCTCAACTTGGGATGGACTGCTTTAGCGCCCACTTCCGAGTCCCAGAAATGGAATGGACAGTAGCCCCTGTGCTGCAGTCTGAGGTGGAAAGTAagctagaaagagagagcagtgtTGACACAGGCTACCCCGGATCAGCTAACACTCCTGTCACTGGTCTAGATCACAATCTACAGCAAGGAGAACTATCCAT TGGTTCTCATATAGATGAACCAGAAGAGCTGAAGAGTCACCAGAGTCCTCTCCCTGCTGTCCAGAATCAGCTGACTTTTGATGCGCCACACAGACCGTCAAGTCCAATACAGCCATCTCTCGATGACTTAGATGTTACACCTGAAAAAGACT gcaaacacagtgacagtgaggGCTTGGATGTGTTGTCTTCTGGTTCCAGTGGAAAAAGCTGCACACCCAACATG AGTTTAAAGCTTGCAGACCTAGACTGCTCAGAAAAAACTGACAATATATCCAGTTCCACCTCTGT TCATGCTGGAAGCGTACAAGAACCTCCACACCCAGAGCCTCCTGCACCTTCCATTATACAGTCTGAGGCTACAGTCCAGGCAGAAACTTCTGATTCAGCTGGCATGCCACCCCCCAAACCATCTGTAGCTCCTTCAAACTTTCATCCACAAAGCTCCACAGCTAGTGGAGCCACTGCATATTCTCCAAACTCCAATCAGCCATCAACCACCCACATTCCACCAATGAGAGAACGTCTGGGTGAAGACTTATTCAGGCTGGTTCAG CATATCAACTACATGAGTCTGAGAGAGGTTTTGGGAGTTACATTTGCCAACCTACAACTTGCCCAGCAGAGTGCTTCTTTGACCCACCCAGACATGAACTCCTCAGACCCTAATGTGCCATCATCTTCCACTACCAGGTTCGTTCCTGAGCCAAGCACCTTACCCAATCAAGCTACCGTCTCTGTGCCACATCCAGTACAGACATATTCAGGATCCAAGAATACCCAGTTCATTCACACCCATACATGCCGACCTCCAGACCAGCCTGCCAAtcaacagacacagacaaaagCTCTGCTGTCTAGTACAACCAGTGTAAATTTTcag GAAATGCAGCCACTGTCCGTCCAGGCGAACTCGGCAGACGTTCAGCTGTTTGAGAGCAGGAAGTTAATCCCCTCCTCCGAGGGCCTTCTCACCACTACAGACACTGTTCACAGCACTCCTGTGTTGCAGCCTTGTAATGGTAGCAGCCAAAATGACTCTGTTCCACAGGTTTTGGGCCTGAAGTTACCCCAGCAGAATGCCCCGCAGTGTTATCCGGCCCAAAACCCCCAAGCATTGCACACTTTAAATCCTGCAACCTCAAAATTTGATCAGAAAAAGTTTAAGCACAGTGACCAAACCACCTTAAAGAAAGCAGACAGGTCTTCAGTTCCAAAAAGACAGCTGAATTTTAATCCTCCACACAATCCTACTCCCAGAAACTCTCAAAATCAGATTTGGCCATCGGAGCAGTCCAGAGGTCAAGAGTTCTCCCTACTCCTTCCCGCTTTTCCAGCTCACACACCTGCAGCACTGCAGGGCCTTCGCCTTCTGCACGTACAGTCTGTTTCTCAAAGCAACATCACCTTCCCCAGATTGCCTTCTTCTCCCAGACATCCTCCTTTGATTGCAGCTCCAATTAGAGAAGCACCTGCGATCAAGCTTCTGCATATTAAATCTGAACCAAAAATG GAGTTACCCTTGGCCACTGCTTCAACCCATGTAACTCGTCTCTTTTCCATGGAGGATTTGACTAACTTAGTGAAGAGAAACCCGAATGCTGAAGAGGCTCGGCTGCAGTTACTTAGAGTAGACCCATCTGCTGAAACAACTAGAAGAGACCCCACTTCTTCCACCTCTATCTCCAACAACAG GCTGAAGAGGAGAGAGGGGAAGGCGAGAAAAACTGAGGTCACATTCAGACCAAATGACTCCATCATTCCTACACATGAG cCAGCTGAACTTCCTGTGAGTGAAGAGCCTGCAGCTGCCAAAGAGATTATCCCCGAACAGGATATTCCCATTCTTCCTG AATCTTTTGACTCTTCACTGACTGGTCAGAGATTATTGGACAGAGTTATGTCCACTTCAGCTGAGCTCCATGCCTTTGCTTCCGCATGTAAACGGCCCCCAGAGTGCCATGATGCTTCCACCAACACAGATCCAG gttATACTCCCAAGCTTGTGGATAAAGCTGTATCTGTCCAGGCTGGCAGCCCTAAAT CACAAAATTCTGGGGATTTCCGGGTGTGCAGTGAAGTCACTATTCAGAACACCAAGGAGCCAAGACAGGAGGAAGAGAAAGTTATG gatgTGGGCAGCCGCCAGTTCATAAGTGTCTTAGATATAGAGGAAAGGAGGCACCGTCAGGATCTTCCATTCATCCACCCTTCTTCACCTACATCTGCTCAGCTTCATGTTCTTGCAACCTCTGTTATCAGGGGTGATGATGTCGGTGCCGTTCCGCAACTGTCATTCACAATTCCAGAGAATCTCCTGAAACCCACGACTCAACCAG ATATTCCCGAGGAGTCCCCTTCAGTCAGCCACATTGAACCCAGCAGGGTTTCCGAGAGAAACACTCCACTAAACA AGCTGGATTCCAAGTTGGCTGCTCTACAGAACATTGCAGATCATTTGGAGAAGGACTTCTCAAACTCCGGGATG CTGGTTAACACTATTGAAAAGCTCAAGCCAGAGAAGGTCCCTTATGTGAGGACGACCACAGCAGTGAAGAAAACTGTCAGACTCACTGTCCCTAAGAAAG CATGGGCACCTGATGTGGACATTTTACCTGAACTGAGTGAATCCCAAGAAGATGATGAAAATCAAGAAGAGGAGTTTGTGTTTGATTCCAGTCCTGAAAGAACAACTTCTTTTCATTATTCCACTTCTCCGCACTGTCACAGAGCTGGTCTGTCCCACCTAAACAGCCCACCAA GAATGGAAGCTCAGTTAAATGAAACATTCAGGATATCTCACGT ATCAGCAGATGAGAATCTGGGTCAGACTGAGCTATCCGATACAGCAGAAATCTTAGACGAGTTGATAAGAGAAGGCTATTTATCTCAGACTGACTTGGATTTGTCCACCTCACAGACTCCACACCGTAGCAG CAGGCAGGACCAACTGCAGAGTAGCTCCATGTCGCAGAATCATgcagaggatgagagaagagagCTGAGGATGTGGATGAGAAGAGGACAGAGGGAAAGACTGGCTGCTTatcaaaaacacagagagaccctgagagagagggagcacaaaccttTCTCTTCTTCAGCAGCAGTG TATTCAGCAACCAAAAATAGAACGACCAGTTCgagaagcagagagaagaaagaaaa GGCCCTGCTTCTTGAGCAGTACAACAAGAGGACCCATgaagctttttctttggtcagtGACTTTCTTGCCTCTCCTGCATCCACATTAAGCTCGTCAAGGCCTGAAGGACCTCAGGTGGCCTCCGCCACACACTCTTCCTTTGCTCCTCCCTCAGGCAGCACTCACAG AGTTTACAGTGATATCAATAATAAAAGAAGTCTGAAACCCCAGTCAGGACAAACCCCAGCCAGCCTTCGCCAACAGTTTGCTGAAGTGCAGGTACGGCCTTCTGACGATTACCACAGGAGACTGGGACTACACCGACCAG cGACCTTTTTGCCAAAGGACCGCTTGTCTCAAGTGACTAAACGTGGTATGCTCAAGAGCCCAAGTAAACTTCCTGCAGCGAGCCACAGTAAGGAACAGCATGATTGGTACCAGAGAAAGACGGAAGTGAACAGAAGTTCTTCAGAAGGAACTGCAGTAAGAACAGGGATCCTGAGGGAGCAGACAAGGCCGAAAGAGCGAGAAGAGATGGAGCAATCAGGGTTTGATAGGCTGCAGGAGGAGTTGCAGTCTAACATA GCTTTGGCAGGGCTTTTGGAGGAGCATGGTGATGCTTCCAGATCAGAGATGGACTGGCTGGATAATCTCTCTGAGAGTGGAAGCAGCAACCTGAGCAAAATAGACTGGGAAGCTATTGAGAGGATGGCGGCTGGAGAGGAAGTCTGA